The nucleotide window TGCGGCAGGATCACCTGGTCCTCCTGGCCCCGGAGGTGGTCCTTCATGTGGTCGCTGCCGGCGATCTCCGGAGTGACCTCGTAGTGGAAGGACGCCTTGGCCTTCCATGCCTCGATCTGACGATGCCACCCCGGGTAGGTTTTCCGGATGCCCCCGCGCCGCGCGATGAGCGCGTTCAGCCGGCTCAGCGCGTCGCGGATGTCCCCGTGCACCGCCAGTTGCACGCGCTTGTTCTTGTTGTGCTCGGAGGCGTCGAGATCCACGTGGACGATCGTCGCGTGCTTCGCGAACTCGCTGAAGGCCCCGGTGACACGGTCGTCGAAGCGCACGCCCAGCGCGAGGAGCACGTCGGCGCCCTCGTGGATCCGGACCATGGGTTGCGACGGATCGGTCCGCGGCTCGAATTCGCCGCTGACCGCCCAGTTGGCCACGGCCGATCCGTGCATGCCGAGCCAGCGCAGGGACAACGGGTGCGTTTCGGGAAAGCCCCCGATGCCCATCAAGGTGGTGGTGACCGGGATCCGGGTGGTCTCGGCAAACTTGCGGAGTTCCGCGGCGGCGCCCGAGGTGATGATGCCGCCGCCGCAATAGATGACGGGGCGATCGGCCTTCTCGATCAGCCCGATGATCTCGTTCAATTCCAGATCGCCGGCGGTGATGTTGGGATTGTAGCCACGCAGACCGCGCCGGATCTCCTCCGGGGTGGGCCACACGGGCTGGGCCTTTGCCTGCTGAAGGTTCTTCGGGAAATCAATCACCACCGGACCCGGCCGGCCGGTCTCCGCGATGTAAAAAGCCTCCGCGACCACCCGGGGGATGTCCTTGATGTCGGTGATCAGGTAGCTGTGCTTCACGATCGGCAGCGTGACGCCGACCATGTCGGTCTCCTGAAAGGCGCCCCGGCCGATCATGGACTGGGTCACCTGCCCGGTGATGGCCACGAGGGGGCAGGAATCCATGTAGGCGTCGGCAATGGCTGTCACGAGGTTGGTGGCCCCCGGCCCGGAGGTCCCCATGCACACGCCGGCCTTGCCGGTGGCGCGCGCGTAGCCCTCGGCGGCGAAACTGCCCCCCTGTTCGTGGCGGGGCAGGATGGTGCGGATCTTCGACCGGGTGAGCGACTGGTGGATCTCCATGCTCGCGCCGCCCGGATAGGCGAAGATGACCTCCACGCCGGCGCGCTCGAGCGCCTCGACGAAGATGTCGCGTCCGGGCTTCAGCGGCCCGACTTCGTGCGGCGCCGCTGCGCCGGACGTCACGGGATGGGCGGAGGAGGTTGTGGTGCTCTGGCTCATGATCAGTCTCGATTTTTGGCCCGGACGGCGTCGGTTCTCCGGCGACGAAAAACCCACGGCCGTCACCAGCCGTGGGTTCCTGTTGCAATCCGGCCTAGGCGCAGCAGGAACCCGCGGTGGTGTCGCCACCGACCCCGGGTCGTACAACTGGAGCTGCGCCGTTCATTGAACTGCATCTATGGGAGGTTTCTTCCAGCGAATGGTCAAGTGGACACTTCAGTCCGGTGAGGGATCTGTTGGAAAGCGCCTCCTACCCGGCGGGCTGAGGCATCGGACCGGCGGGCTGAGGCATCGGACCGGTGGGCAGAGGCTTTCGCCGGGTGGGGTGAAGCATTTTCCGGGTGGGGTGAGGCTCTGCCGAACCGTCCGTGCAACCTGACGCCGGGCGTGTGGATTCGTCCAAGGGATCGGGGGAAGCACCAAGGTGGCGGGGCTCCCCGCGTTCCCCGGCGCTTCAGTCCGGTGAGGGATCTGTTGGAAAGCGCCTCCTACCCGGCGGGCTGAGGCATCGGACCGGCGGGCAGAGGCTTTCGCCGGGTGGGGTGAAGCATTTGCCGGGTGGGGTGAGGCTCTGCCGAACCGTCCGCGCAACCTGACGCCGGGCGTGTGGATTCGTCCAAGGGATCGGGGGAATCACCAAGGTGGCGGGGCTCCCCGCGTTCCCCGGCGCTCGTCCACGGCCGCGACGGAATTGATCAGGGTCGCGGTGAAACCCGACCCTACCCATTGCCGGGATCAGCCTCCGGGAGCTCACCGGGCCCCCGCAGGTGCCGGGGAGTGTAGTCAAACCAGGGAAGCTGGATCATCGGCTGGTTCCACCAGCCGCGTCCGGACCCGGTGCGCGCGATG belongs to Verrucomicrobiia bacterium and includes:
- the ilvB gene encoding biosynthetic-type acetolactate synthase large subunit — translated: MSQSTTTSSAHPVTSGAAAPHEVGPLKPGRDIFVEALERAGVEVIFAYPGGASMEIHQSLTRSKIRTILPRHEQGGSFAAEGYARATGKAGVCMGTSGPGATNLVTAIADAYMDSCPLVAITGQVTQSMIGRGAFQETDMVGVTLPIVKHSYLITDIKDIPRVVAEAFYIAETGRPGPVVIDFPKNLQQAKAQPVWPTPEEIRRGLRGYNPNITAGDLELNEIIGLIEKADRPVIYCGGGIITSGAAAELRKFAETTRIPVTTTLMGIGGFPETHPLSLRWLGMHGSAVANWAVSGEFEPRTDPSQPMVRIHEGADVLLALGVRFDDRVTGAFSEFAKHATIVHVDLDASEHNKNKRVQLAVHGDIRDALSRLNALIARRGGIRKTYPGWHRQIEAWKAKASFHYEVTPEIAGSDHMKDHLRGQEDQVILPQMVIEMLYEMTGGDAIITTGVGQHQMWSGQWFKYDEPRTFITSGGLGSMGYGYPAALGAKVARPDKQVIDIDGDGSFLMNIQELATAHVEKIAAKAIILNNQHLGMVVQWEDNFYAGNRGHTYLGDPGNRAQVYPDFVRVANSFNVPAEQVMFRRDLRAALQRMLDASTPYVLNVMTPYSEHVLPFIPAGRTVADMKW